The nucleotide sequence TTGGGCACAGTCCATTTACACACAGACCTCAAcgcaaaaataaattcattataGGCAAGAGAAACAACAGATTTCTACATAACTTTTAACCTGATTGTTACAAAGCGATCTTCCCCTTGGTGGTAACATTCCATCAAAAACACACTTGTTTTCTCCAGATTAATTATGTCAAAACCAGTAGTTTTAAATAGGTCACAGAAAGAGAGGCTTGAAAAATACAATGTCCCGTTCCAAGTTAGTCCCACCTGACTTGAACGTGTAGGACATCAGTAAAGACCACTAGTATTCAAGAAAGACCACACAGCAAGCTCATTTGAGAAGTTCCACACAATGACACATCAAAATCAGATATACTAAATTAACTAAACCATTACTTGAGCAAATGTATTATCTTGAACCATCCTGTATTCATGAGGGTGCTTGTGAGTCAACATTTTCAACTTGATCATGTCAATTTTTGAAGATATACAAATTACAAGAGCGGAAGACTTTTGACTGCTTttggttataaaaaaaaaacagaaagcacTCTTTATCGTTTCTGTTACAATGCATTGTAGCTACATTTTGACATGTGTGTatgacattttgaaaattacttAAACACAGCACATTTATATTATGAAACGTTTGACATCttactttttattattaatttatttgtgtTAAATTGATATGTTAAATTACAAACTACACATTTGGAAGTGATCCTCATGCCCCAATGAGGCATTCAGATGTCCAAATGTGCTGTTTTGATTTTGTGTCTTATGTATTCTTCAAAATACTAATGTATTCTCTACTTTATTGTTTAAACACTAAGgggaccaaaaatatttttgttatgtttttgttttttaaagagaccCTACTGTACCATGCTGTAATAATTTATTTACAGGACTTTGGAATGTGTACAATTGCCAATATTAATTAAAACTACGAAAAAGCTTGGCTGGaacaacaaacaacattttacaGTAGTATTAATGCAAGTCTAACACAATACAACATATCAGAGATATTAGTCTTAATTTGCAgcgatgaataaattaaaaatagaggGGGTTAATGTCTTCTTTCAACTTTCATGTCATTATGGCGTTAAGTTGGTTTTCTTGAATAATGTTGTCACCGTGTACTAAACAATTTAAAGGGCATATGATTGTCTcatcatctcatttcctgaaccgcttcatcctcattaggttcacggggggtgcaggagcctaagCCAGCTGAggccaggccagaggcgggtgacaccgtgaattggtggccagcacccatacctaggtgcaatttagagtgtccaatcagcctaccatgcatgaatttggaatgtgggtggcaaccggagtacccggaggaaacctacgcaggcccggggagaacatgcaaactcctcataCATGGACCCACCTGGACTTGAACCTTGAACCCCCTGAATTAATCCCCTGCCAAGAATTCTTTCCTCCCCAAATCTTTCTTTGTACAGTGTACAAACTAGCCAAACAACCACATGCCTTTGGATAATTGGAGCCTTCTTCAATTAAGcgatttaaacacattttttaaatataaacacaAGCACAGGAACAACAGGAGGATATAAAGATTCATacaaaaacaagcacaaaatTGAAAAGCTAggccttttaattgtttttgttgtcgttgtaaaacggatatagacagatGCAACATTTACACTATAACACAAGAACTATAAATCAACCATATACATttatgtacaattttttttaaggttaagACCTGAATTAACAACTcgttgttttgacatttttttcccatggcAAATCATTCATAGATTTATAAACTAAAACAAGATAAATTATATAATTGTTAACAAAAATATCTGCCAAAATATCAGCTTGTCATCATAATGTTGATTTAACataactttttaattttcattaggGCATGGAAGCTTTCAATTCATTTATGGTATGACTGACACCGTtataaatatgttttctttGGTTGCCAATGATGTTCGATATATTTGAACTTGTCAACATGGATTGGGGCGTCACCATCAATAACAGTAAATAATACTGGGATTGATTTAAGTTaagtttagatttttctttacaTGAGATACAGGCTTTCTATTTTCCACTTATTACAATCATCTCCCTCCACGCCAGCAGGAGTGTAGTCCAGCTCACGTCCATGTCTTTTGTGAGTAAATGCTCTACCTGTACTCCACTGTTAAAGGGAGGGTctatatctttttatttttttgctgatcaTACTCGGATTGCACTTTGGATGATTTGGTCAACATATGCGACCTTCAGCTGGCGTGGGCAGTAACGCACTCCTACTCTTTGGAGTATTAATTTCTTGTTGACTATTCGGATTTTCAGCACTACCCCTATGACCCCTCATAAGACCACGGAATCCTCGAGACCTGCGTATTGGTCTCCTACCACGAATGTAAAATCCTTGTCGATTATACCGTCGAGAGCCCCTCATGTGAGAAAGTTCCATGCTCTCTTTCATGGCAGGGTCTGGTTCACGTGTGTCTAAATCTGAGCCCATTTTCTCAATTTCAGTGCTTGTATCCCATTCAGTGGGCCCAGCTGGGCCCCGTATATCAGTTTTATCATTAAACCTTCTCATGTCTGGGTCTTGCATCCTGAAATAAGGTTCAGAGCTACCTGGTATAGGGCTATTAATGTCTATGGAATCTCTTTCAGTTTgatggaatttttttgtatcattcaCTCGCCTTCCACGATATGGATTTTCATGGTTTCGTAAATCTatatctcttcttcttctttggttaCAGATGTCTTGCATCTCACCTTCTCTTCTgttttgaaaaaacattttacaaccACGAATCCTCTTTTCAGCCCCTGACCTTTCCATGCTTGGACCTCTTGTAATTCGTGAATGCTTTAAATCTTGAACACCTACACCAATAGGGGGAACAACCCTTTCATTACCTTTTCTGCAGCCCATGTTTTCAGATCCCCATCTTGACTCAACATCTCTTTGATCAGTTTCTCCAAAACTATTTTCAGGGCCTTCTCGATCACATCTAGGACCCCCCAAATCAACATGACCTTGGAAAGGCTTTGTATCCCTCGAGCCAGGCCCGCACCAATTATCTTGTGAAACTCTCCTTGGCCCAGTAAAAGGCATAGGAGTAAAGTCAGGTCTAACTCTTTCGTCCCTCATCTCCGGCCCCCTCTGGTCAGTACAAGGCCCGACCTCATTATATTCAAAACATGGTGCCTCAATAGCCTCAGAATTTCGCCATGAATACCTGCTATCTGGGTGATTCCActcattttttaattgtgttttgtgtCTAGCTAACCAATGTTTCTGGATGTCCGAGCCACGACGATCTGATGCTGGGTACCTGCGCCTACAATATCTTCTCATGGGCATTGATACGTTAAAATTTCGACCAAGATCATCGAATAATGCTTCTGATTCTATAAACTCCTCATCTTCTATATCAAATCTTCTTCCCATCCTTTGATCTTCTCTGTTATCTGGACCCAATCTGTTGTCTTGTCTGTCTTCAGACCCAATAAATGGTCGGGCATTTTCTCTCCAATTAGGACTTGGTTCTCTTGGATCCTTCTCAAAATTCACATTTCTGAGGTCaatatcttttgttttttgtctgtcATGCCCAAAGACCTCAAAGCCTGGATTTCTATTTTCATATATTGGCCCAATAAAATCTTCACTAGCCGGACCCTTCCTCTCAGCTCTGAAATGTGGATCTTTCCAGTTGCGCTCAGGACCCATCATTTTTGGAAGTATTTTATCTGGGCCCTGTCCACCAAAAGGATGCTCTGTGACTCTAGTGTCAGAAAGACCACTGCCATATACTTTTTCCTGCCTATCTGGAAGTCTTATCTCAGGGCCCGGGCACTCTGTGTTTGGACCCAAACGGCCATCCTCTTCTACTATTCTATGTTCCATAAAAAGTTGATGTTTTGTATTAACAGACCCGGGGTTATCTCTCGCAGGTCCTGGTCCCTTAATATCCGGACCTCTCCAGTCATATGAGTCGAATTCTTGACTTTCGGTCTGACTTTCTATCTCATGATCCCAAGCTGGTCTATCAGGTCTGAGCCTATCAAAGGCCAAGTCATTAGTGTTTTGCTCTCCCCAGGGAGCAGAGGTTGCGTGATCCTCTATGGTATGCCTTGCAAAATCATGCTCCCACCGATTATTCCTCTCATCACCCGGTGCAGTAAAAAATGTCCTTCCTAATTCTTTCTTAGGTTCTAGTCCACCCAAATCTGGAAAACCAGATTTGTTTCTATTGCGCTCAGGACAGTTAAATAATATTCTCCTTGTATTCTCTTCCCCCCCGAATTGGGAGACGACAAGCCCTTTTGTGTCAAATCTTGAACTTTCCatggtatgtttttttctatcatGGCCTTGTTCCCTGGCAAGCCCTTCTTCAACTCTTGCCCCTCCCCTCTCATGTGCAGGAGACTCCTTTCCCAGACCACTTTCAAAATGTGAGCTTAATTGGTGTGGTCCACCAGGTTCTCTCATGCCATATGGCACCTTATTCACagctggttgttttttttcagataatggTTTGCTGAAATCAGGAGGCATAGGTTTATTGCCAAGAACACTATCAGCCATGTCTGGATTTCCAGTGTTCCATTCCCGTGTTCTAAAATCACAAACACCTGTTTTACCATGCATTGTAATTCTCATGTCAGTATATAACCTTTCTGGTCCATTCCAGTTACGCATATTGGGTCCTCTGAATCTAACTCCTGTGAAATATGGACCATCTGGTTTGCTCCTATTATGTCCTGGGACACCTGTATACATATTCCGCCCTCTTGGTCCAATGACATTCAGACCACCTTGTCTTCTGCTATCATCATTTGAAAACCCCAGATTTTGCACTCCCATTTCAAATTGCGGTTTACAGGCCTCTATTCTGTTGGGTACATGGATTTCCATATTTGTAGTTGCTCTCTCAGGACCTTGACCATGCTTATTCCCTTCTTGAAAGGCATAGCTGCTATCTGCAGTTGATTCTCCAATGGCTCTGTCTGGAACATGTGACTCAAAAGCACCAATAAAACTTTTACCACCCATACAATTGACAACTTGACCAGGTCCTAACGAGGAAACTTCTCTAACATCATATTTTCTATGCTGCTGGAAATTAACATCATACTGtgattcctgaaaaaaaattgcagatcCAACATTTTCTAGCCCTGTACAAAAGGCATTAGATTCGAATTGTCTGTAATTTATACTTAGTGCTGGTCTACCCATAGATGCCTCTTCTGTTTTGCTGAATTTTTCAATTGTATATGTCTCCTCTGAAAGTGTTTGGGTTGTACATCTATCAGTTTTTGTTTTCAGACTTGACTTTAAATTACTGTTTTCAATGCTTTTCAGATCACTTCTGTGTTGCTGAAAGTCCTTCACTGGAAGGTAACCCTTACTTTCTTTACTGGGGTCACTACATTTAATCGTAAAATCTACTGCAATGCCTTCAATCTGTATATCACCATTATCCATGCTGCTTATCATGCTGGCTGGTTGTCCTAAATAAGACTTATTGTCCTCTACCTTCAAATTTGGAACTTCAATATCTTTTATTGGATCTCTACCtggttttgaacatttttggcCAAGGCCCATTAGAGATGCTATACTGGGACCTATTTTAGTAGCTGAAATTAAAGGTACAGACCCTTGACACTGTTTTTCTAAATCATTTCGATCCAAAGAGTTCCCTTCACactcttggctttttttttctactttagcATCTGGACGCATTTGATTGACTTGTGTCTCGCAATCTATGATTTCATCAGATTTGGCAGAGGGATTATTTTCCACACTACTCGGTTTTATAAACCGTGGATCAGGGTCAGGACTCTCAGGGGAATCTCGAATGGGGGGGTCAATTTCTCTCAATGGAATGGGGCTTTCAAATTTATCTCCACCAGTTCCCTGCTGTTTTATAGCATGTGGaaaatcattatcattattaccaATTACCCTGTCCTTGTTTTCTAACAGTTCATTGTAATTTGAATGTTGTGAAGTTTCAATTTTTGAAATGGGGAAATTTTCAGgtgaaatgtctttttcagCGCTGCCAGATTTGAAATTATGTTTATCACCTGTGTTGTTTTTCGTAAGTGATGGAAACGATATGGTAGAACTAGATCGTACAACATCTGGGTTCAATTGACAGTTCAAAGTAACATGCATTTCATTCTCAGTTATATCGCAGGATGCTTTTAGCTCTTTCTGTGCATTTGGAACCGAAAAATTTTCTGTAACATAGGAGGGTGACCTCCTACGATCACGGGAATGGCGCCTTAAACTGTGCGATTTGCGGTGATGAGCTTGGCGTTCAGGATGGTCTCTACTTCTGTGTGTTGACCTgtctttttcactttttctgtgTCTATCTTTTCCTCTGTGTCTCCGAGAACGTGAAACAGATCGATGCTGGGATCTCCTTGAAGGACTTCTGCAGTGTTCTCTTTCACGATGACTTCGTCTCTTTGGGGATGACCTACGCCTTCTGCTGTAATTTGAAATAGGAGATTTTGATAAAGAAGAATTCCGATTCTTTTTGGTGCCTGGATCCCCTTGGATTGCATTGAGAACGTCATCATCCAAATCATAAGGTGTATCAGAATCCTCAATCTCACCAGCAGAGGATTTTTCACTCTCTTTTAAATCAGCTGATTCTTCATCTATGTTTTTAACTGATGTGATCATTATATTGTCCTGTTTAACAGGCTCTCTGCCAAAGGCATCCAGACCTCCTGTCAAATTGCTGGTCTCTACAGTTTCAGGATCATTTGATCCTAAAGGCTCAGAGTGTAAACCACTCTGATTTGGGGAGCCCTGACTGAGAGGCAGTGACTTTGATTGAAGACACATCTTGGGATCGTTACCAGAAAATTGTGCCATGAACATACCTACGGCCTCTTTTTGTTGACGAAGTGCTTCTTCCTGTTCCTTtaactgttgtttttgttcttcaatCTGTTTATTAAGCTCTTCAAGCATCCGTTGCTGCTCAGTCAGTGTTGCAGCTGAGATGACTACAGTACCTGTGGGAAGGTTCTGCAGAGCTGCAACTGGAGTAGAAGATTGAGATGAAGTTTTTGAAAAAGGTGAATCAACATGTGTGGGAATTGGAAAAGATTGTGCTGGAGAGTTTAACATTTTAGTTGGATTTCGCTTCATTCCGTCACATTGCACATCTTGAAACATAGTCTCATCTTCTGGATCATAGGCCACATCGTCGTCTACAGTGCTTGACAATGGAGGATCTtccgatttttttcttttgctttgtgAAGAAACCGTTTTAAATTCTATTGCCGGGTCATACGCCTCCTCTGGGTCATAGGGACGATCTAATGTATAATCCTCTTCTCGATCTTTGGCTTTAGATATCTGTCCATACTGCTGAACAATTGGATCCATCATTGACTTGGACACATGAGAAAACACAGAAACCTTCGCACTAACTGTTGTCACAT is from Stigmatopora nigra isolate UIUO_SnigA chromosome 1, RoL_Snig_1.1, whole genome shotgun sequence and encodes:
- the LOC144194458 gene encoding uncharacterized protein LOC144194458 isoform X1, with the protein product MLGHYDYTDVDESKQGNSAIKCNQDYSGSSQSKGHDPNAQCSICQQKYMKRFMVSCLTCHEYFHGDCVGVSEADGCKDFTCSPCAEKPINHHQSECNPQTEPEISPVCLSLSLSGQQPEDKQELKSQKKTVEGELKANDIEEVLTVETESKPEIALDMETNCSRPLCIGPGCSNPAIQDSVYCGNDCIVQHAALTMKSLSDPKVQNARGQVQRKTTSITPAAKGQSSSRGSAKLAAKVAESLKEEELMETDAKQTAATAALDRDPTVTEVQATPQPSKFYTTSSKECIYKETESNPKLKSEDPSAEEHPLLQPVSELVVSKSNPQDSTKESNKSDTLIRRSEKPDHLIPNIKTKSGPSPASQSSKTLKSEHRETASVSMSLTPFIIPKKQSGIQPPLSHMVPSCQKSSVPTILNETRNLPVPPAPSAPPSRPSQPNNQVRQSIQRSLTSILSKRVCECEDLAMSESDAVKLVASIETEMFDIFRNTDSKYMNKYRTIMFNLKDPKNKGLLYRVVQGDISPFRLVRMSQKDMQATKVPDQYLKDTSEVKNAATKAPSLMPVKVDLSCLNVTKPERTPMGNKRNLSTLTVSLKNKMSEPSRGSTIPDVLSRMLKDTTSQHKAHLFDLKCKICTGQIREEEPPNKINKVSESGDKPSSRQSKGNDLHLRASPDSDYLSSTFDPSSRLVIDTRDFAINESPASPIKDSPASPILESPASPVMESPKSPISGASKITSKQIYTPVVIPTVSTVTITRRDPRTAASRNSASSRSTSVPINTQSQSASYATFTEGSSSTSVSKLPLPPPKPLPKPILMKPSSSADPRFYNTSSRNVISESPANGETSQFLAKQEILWKGFLSMFTVSKFVTKGYLVSGSAEILKSELPDTIEIGGRIMPQTVWEYIARLKTNITKELCVIRFHPSSEEEEVAYVSLFSYFSSRGRFGVVSNKSPLIKDIYLVPLSAKESIPSILQPLEGQGLEKNRPNILLGLAIVQKTKRSGSALQEMEEKKLKCFAKDPLWIPKPPALYGSEKSEVFKPYDPETSASTPTPLSPTCPGSPSEFSSKPEMIPSQLASMKSDPAVSTSVSTASIHPSIHPSIQYSSNISESNTKAPGFTPLSTILNTLFKNKQSNVMVSNEKHCTENVTTVSAKVSVFSHVSKSMMDPIVQQYGQISKAKDREEDYTLDRPYDPEEAYDPAIEFKTVSSQSKRKKSEDPPLSSTVDDDVAYDPEDETMFQDVQCDGMKRNPTKMLNSPAQSFPIPTHVDSPFSKTSSQSSTPVAALQNLPTGTVVISAATLTEQQRMLEELNKQIEEQKQQLKEQEEALRQQKEAVGMFMAQFSGNDPKMCLQSKSLPLSQGSPNQSGLHSEPLGSNDPETVETSNLTGGLDAFGREPVKQDNIMITSVKNIDEESADLKESEKSSAGEIEDSDTPYDLDDDVLNAIQGDPGTKKNRNSSLSKSPISNYSRRRRSSPKRRSHREREHCRSPSRRSQHRSVSRSRRHRGKDRHRKSEKDRSTHRSRDHPERQAHHRKSHSLRRHSRDRRRSPSYVTENFSVPNAQKELKASCDITENEMHVTLNCQLNPDVVRSSSTISFPSLTKNNTGDKHNFKSGSAEKDISPENFPISKIETSQHSNYNELLENKDRVIGNNDNDFPHAIKQQGTGGDKFESPIPLREIDPPIRDSPESPDPDPRFIKPSSVENNPSAKSDEIIDCETQVNQMRPDAKVEKKSQECEGNSLDRNDLEKQCQGSVPLISATKIGPSIASLMGLGQKCSKPGRDPIKDIEVPNLKVEDNKSYLGQPASMISSMDNGDIQIEGIAVDFTIKCSDPSKESKGYLPVKDFQQHRSDLKSIENSNLKSSLKTKTDRCTTQTLSEETYTIEKFSKTEEASMGRPALSINYRQFESNAFCTGLENVGSAIFFQESQYDVNFQQHRKYDVREVSSLGPGQVVNCMGGKSFIGAFESHVPDRAIGESTADSSYAFQEGNKHGQGPERATTNMEIHVPNRIEACKPQFEMGVQNLGFSNDDSRRQGGLNVIGPRGRNMYTGVPGHNRSKPDGPYFTGVRFRGPNMRNWNGPERLYTDMRITMHGKTGVCDFRTREWNTGNPDMADSVLGNKPMPPDFSKPLSEKKQPAVNKVPYGMREPGGPHQLSSHFESGLGKESPAHERGGARVEEGLAREQGHDRKKHTMESSRFDTKGLVVSQFGGEENTRRILFNCPERNRNKSGFPDLGGLEPKKELGRTFFTAPGDERNNRWEHDFARHTIEDHATSAPWGEQNTNDLAFDRLRPDRPAWDHEIESQTESQEFDSYDWRGPDIKGPGPARDNPGSVNTKHQLFMEHRIVEEDGRLGPNTECPGPEIRLPDRQEKVYGSGLSDTRVTEHPFGGQGPDKILPKMMGPERNWKDPHFRAERKGPASEDFIGPIYENRNPGFEVFGHDRQKTKDIDLRNVNFEKDPREPSPNWRENARPFIGSEDRQDNRLGPDNREDQRMGRRFDIEDEEFIESEALFDDLGRNFNVSMPMRRYCRRRYPASDRRGSDIQKHWLARHKTQLKNEWNHPDSRYSWRNSEAIEAPCFEYNEVGPCTDQRGPEMRDERVRPDFTPMPFTGPRRVSQDNWCGPGSRDTKPFQGHVDLGGPRCDREGPENSFGETDQRDVESRWGSENMGCRKGNERVVPPIGVGVQDLKHSRITRGPSMERSGAEKRIRGCKMFFQNRREGEMQDICNQRRRRDIDLRNHENPYRGRRVNDTKKFHQTERDSIDINSPIPGSSEPYFRMQDPDMRRFNDKTDIRGPAGPTEWDTSTEIEKMGSDLDTREPDPAMKESMELSHMRGSRRYNRQGFYIRGRRPIRRSRGFRGLMRGHRGSAENPNSQQEINTPKSRSALLPTPAEGRIC
- the LOC144194458 gene encoding uncharacterized protein LOC144194458 isoform X2, encoding MLGHYDYTDVDESKQGNSAIKCNQDYSGSSQSKGHDPNAQCSICQQKYMKRFMVSCLTCHEYFHGDCVGVSEADGCKDFTCSPCAEKPINHHQSECNPQTEPEISPVCLSLSLSGQQPEDKQELKSQKTVEGELKANDIEEVLTVETESKPEIALDMETNCSRPLCIGPGCSNPAIQDSVYCGNDCIVQHAALTMKSLSDPKVQNARGQVQRKTTSITPAAKGQSSSRGSAKLAAKVAESLKEEELMETDAKQTAATAALDRDPTVTEVQATPQPSKFYTTSSKECIYKETESNPKLKSEDPSAEEHPLLQPVSELVVSKSNPQDSTKESNKSDTLIRRSEKPDHLIPNIKTKSGPSPASQSSKTLKSEHRETASVSMSLTPFIIPKKQSGIQPPLSHMVPSCQKSSVPTILNETRNLPVPPAPSAPPSRPSQPNNQVRQSIQRSLTSILSKRVCECEDLAMSESDAVKLVASIETEMFDIFRNTDSKYMNKYRTIMFNLKDPKNKGLLYRVVQGDISPFRLVRMSQKDMQATKVPDQYLKDTSEVKNAATKAPSLMPVKVDLSCLNVTKPERTPMGNKRNLSTLTVSLKNKMSEPSRGSTIPDVLSRMLKDTTSQHKAHLFDLKCKICTGQIREEEPPNKINKVSESGDKPSSRQSKGNDLHLRASPDSDYLSSTFDPSSRLVIDTRDFAINESPASPIKDSPASPILESPASPVMESPKSPISGASKITSKQIYTPVVIPTVSTVTITRRDPRTAASRNSASSRSTSVPINTQSQSASYATFTEGSSSTSVSKLPLPPPKPLPKPILMKPSSSADPRFYNTSSRNVISESPANGETSQFLAKQEILWKGFLSMFTVSKFVTKGYLVSGSAEILKSELPDTIEIGGRIMPQTVWEYIARLKTNITKELCVIRFHPSSEEEEVAYVSLFSYFSSRGRFGVVSNKSPLIKDIYLVPLSAKESIPSILQPLEGQGLEKNRPNILLGLAIVQKTKRSGSALQEMEEKKLKCFAKDPLWIPKPPALYGSEKSEVFKPYDPETSASTPTPLSPTCPGSPSEFSSKPEMIPSQLASMKSDPAVSTSVSTASIHPSIHPSIQYSSNISESNTKAPGFTPLSTILNTLFKNKQSNVMVSNEKHCTENVTTVSAKVSVFSHVSKSMMDPIVQQYGQISKAKDREEDYTLDRPYDPEEAYDPAIEFKTVSSQSKRKKSEDPPLSSTVDDDVAYDPEDETMFQDVQCDGMKRNPTKMLNSPAQSFPIPTHVDSPFSKTSSQSSTPVAALQNLPTGTVVISAATLTEQQRMLEELNKQIEEQKQQLKEQEEALRQQKEAVGMFMAQFSGNDPKMCLQSKSLPLSQGSPNQSGLHSEPLGSNDPETVETSNLTGGLDAFGREPVKQDNIMITSVKNIDEESADLKESEKSSAGEIEDSDTPYDLDDDVLNAIQGDPGTKKNRNSSLSKSPISNYSRRRRSSPKRRSHREREHCRSPSRRSQHRSVSRSRRHRGKDRHRKSEKDRSTHRSRDHPERQAHHRKSHSLRRHSRDRRRSPSYVTENFSVPNAQKELKASCDITENEMHVTLNCQLNPDVVRSSSTISFPSLTKNNTGDKHNFKSGSAEKDISPENFPISKIETSQHSNYNELLENKDRVIGNNDNDFPHAIKQQGTGGDKFESPIPLREIDPPIRDSPESPDPDPRFIKPSSVENNPSAKSDEIIDCETQVNQMRPDAKVEKKSQECEGNSLDRNDLEKQCQGSVPLISATKIGPSIASLMGLGQKCSKPGRDPIKDIEVPNLKVEDNKSYLGQPASMISSMDNGDIQIEGIAVDFTIKCSDPSKESKGYLPVKDFQQHRSDLKSIENSNLKSSLKTKTDRCTTQTLSEETYTIEKFSKTEEASMGRPALSINYRQFESNAFCTGLENVGSAIFFQESQYDVNFQQHRKYDVREVSSLGPGQVVNCMGGKSFIGAFESHVPDRAIGESTADSSYAFQEGNKHGQGPERATTNMEIHVPNRIEACKPQFEMGVQNLGFSNDDSRRQGGLNVIGPRGRNMYTGVPGHNRSKPDGPYFTGVRFRGPNMRNWNGPERLYTDMRITMHGKTGVCDFRTREWNTGNPDMADSVLGNKPMPPDFSKPLSEKKQPAVNKVPYGMREPGGPHQLSSHFESGLGKESPAHERGGARVEEGLAREQGHDRKKHTMESSRFDTKGLVVSQFGGEENTRRILFNCPERNRNKSGFPDLGGLEPKKELGRTFFTAPGDERNNRWEHDFARHTIEDHATSAPWGEQNTNDLAFDRLRPDRPAWDHEIESQTESQEFDSYDWRGPDIKGPGPARDNPGSVNTKHQLFMEHRIVEEDGRLGPNTECPGPEIRLPDRQEKVYGSGLSDTRVTEHPFGGQGPDKILPKMMGPERNWKDPHFRAERKGPASEDFIGPIYENRNPGFEVFGHDRQKTKDIDLRNVNFEKDPREPSPNWRENARPFIGSEDRQDNRLGPDNREDQRMGRRFDIEDEEFIESEALFDDLGRNFNVSMPMRRYCRRRYPASDRRGSDIQKHWLARHKTQLKNEWNHPDSRYSWRNSEAIEAPCFEYNEVGPCTDQRGPEMRDERVRPDFTPMPFTGPRRVSQDNWCGPGSRDTKPFQGHVDLGGPRCDREGPENSFGETDQRDVESRWGSENMGCRKGNERVVPPIGVGVQDLKHSRITRGPSMERSGAEKRIRGCKMFFQNRREGEMQDICNQRRRRDIDLRNHENPYRGRRVNDTKKFHQTERDSIDINSPIPGSSEPYFRMQDPDMRRFNDKTDIRGPAGPTEWDTSTEIEKMGSDLDTREPDPAMKESMELSHMRGSRRYNRQGFYIRGRRPIRRSRGFRGLMRGHRGSAENPNSQQEINTPKSRSALLPTPAEGRIC